A portion of the Bacteroidales bacterium genome contains these proteins:
- a CDS encoding T9SS type A sorting domain-containing protein: MKRLLFLTFLEVLLVGNSLGQPFTITSSIPYNGSVAGGTYLIYRNRYTYNITMSNIRKPLIFVEGFDPNCEFGFNPNYLNPDVKDLYRIIDQGSLASSLHVNGYDIIILNFNNGGDYIQRNAFLLVELINQINAQKPNTEPLVVVGYSMGGLVARYALTYMEQHGMDHKTRLYVSFDSPHKGAHVPVGLQELALGFDYPAYLQMFPDLAKSLNMFKAPAAKQMLKYRLTSFEQENGDIPINSDYLTFFSELNSLNSCSGFPQNCRNIAISLGNWNGRPQRSNLDYDNDGNDDFQHSAMPMVDINIPRGTGGSVSLLNITPCQAVATFGFEARVSTIYSDNYPYFSSRGTSFWNLGSWFCTQYWYVNPNNNPFLPLYSTTKAWYYYNHEAMDFAPGSYSPIGGMIVDGLNAQINCSFAYISNNTFIPTVSALCFDTDNLFYDIGNDANKQNKNPFDAIYGLSTDNSSHLSDQTANAGLVSWLLNQISTNYPKVKGCCYNLPTTLSLSGPSFVCSYNSTFTVNNLPSGCSVAWSNSSNLSLSYASGNTATYIANGSGSGWVQATIANSCSSIPLTKISVTVGNSTPSISAQQISASGEPTTVEFTATAYSNATYNWYVNGVLQQNEINNVSDLYFPCRVTKTVKCSLTNSCGTSAFSNSIGQTGECIRALSYSVSPNPASSTVTLTVVSIKTLADSAHITYSSFDFVRVFDLQGNLKKNLKFSKTRSTSINVNDLKEGTYIFEIGVDMNSEKHQVIIRK; the protein is encoded by the coding sequence ATGAAAAGACTTCTATTTTTGACTTTTCTAGAAGTTCTACTTGTTGGTAATAGTTTAGGTCAACCATTTACAATTACTTCTTCAATTCCATATAATGGATCTGTTGCAGGAGGAACCTATCTAATATATCGTAACAGATATACATATAACATTACAATGAGTAATATCCGAAAGCCCTTAATATTTGTTGAAGGATTCGATCCTAATTGTGAATTTGGATTCAACCCAAACTACTTAAATCCAGATGTTAAAGATTTATATAGGATTATCGATCAAGGTAGCTTAGCATCAAGTTTACATGTAAATGGTTACGATATTATAATCCTTAATTTCAATAATGGAGGGGATTACATACAGCGAAATGCTTTTCTTCTGGTTGAGCTGATTAACCAGATTAATGCTCAAAAGCCCAATACCGAGCCACTGGTAGTTGTAGGCTATAGCATGGGCGGCCTTGTTGCCCGTTACGCCCTTACCTATATGGAGCAGCATGGAATGGATCATAAAACTAGGCTGTACGTTTCATTCGATTCTCCCCACAAAGGAGCACATGTGCCAGTGGGGTTGCAGGAATTGGCTCTCGGATTCGACTACCCAGCATATCTACAAATGTTTCCAGACCTTGCAAAAAGTCTAAACATGTTTAAAGCCCCAGCAGCCAAGCAGATGCTTAAGTATCGCCTAACCTCTTTCGAGCAGGAAAACGGAGATATTCCGATAAATAGCGATTACCTTACCTTCTTTTCGGAGCTAAACAGCTTGAATTCGTGCAGCGGGTTTCCTCAAAATTGCAGGAACATTGCAATTTCTTTAGGTAATTGGAACGGAAGACCCCAGCGGTCAAATTTGGATTACGACAATGACGGAAATGATGATTTTCAGCATTCAGCCATGCCAATGGTGGATATTAATATACCCAGAGGTACTGGTGGCTCAGTATCATTGCTCAATATAACCCCGTGTCAAGCGGTGGCTACTTTTGGCTTCGAGGCAAGGGTTAGTACAATTTATTCGGATAACTACCCGTATTTCAGTTCCCGGGGTACAAGTTTCTGGAATTTGGGTAGCTGGTTTTGTACGCAATATTGGTATGTAAATCCCAATAATAACCCTTTTCTCCCCTTATATAGCACAACAAAAGCATGGTACTACTATAACCACGAAGCCATGGACTTTGCCCCTGGCTCCTATAGCCCAATTGGAGGGATGATAGTTGATGGTTTAAACGCTCAGATTAACTGTAGTTTTGCGTACATTTCGAACAACACATTTATTCCAACGGTTAGCGCATTATGCTTTGATACCGATAATTTGTTCTATGATATAGGAAATGATGCTAATAAGCAGAATAAAAATCCGTTCGATGCAATTTATGGTCTCTCAACCGATAATTCATCTCATCTTTCCGATCAAACCGCTAATGCAGGGTTGGTAAGTTGGCTATTAAATCAAATATCAACCAATTATCCTAAAGTTAAGGGTTGCTGTTACAATCTACCTACAACTCTATCACTCTCTGGTCCCTCCTTTGTATGTTCCTATAATTCCACTTTTACTGTTAACAACTTACCTTCAGGCTGCTCTGTGGCATGGAGTAATAGTTCTAACCTAAGCTTGTCATACGCATCTGGAAATACTGCTACATATATAGCCAATGGCAGTGGAAGCGGTTGGGTTCAGGCAACGATTGCTAATTCCTGTAGTAGTATTCCTTTAACAAAAATATCAGTTACTGTTGGTAACTCAACCCCATCCATCAGCGCACAACAAATATCAGCTAGCGGTGAACCAACCACTGTTGAGTTTACGGCTACTGCATATAGTAACGCAACCTATAACTGGTATGTAAATGGAGTATTACAACAAAATGAAATTAATAACGTGTCTGATTTGTACTTCCCTTGCAGGGTTACCAAAACCGTAAAATGCAGCCTTACCAATTCATGTGGCACCTCTGCCTTCAGTAACAGTATCGGACAAACAGGTGAGTGTATTAGAGCACTCAGTTACTCAGTCTCACCCAATCCCGCATCATCAACTGTTACACTCACCGTAGTTAGCATCAAAACATTGGCTGATTCAGCCCATATTACCTACTCATCCTTCGATTTTGTGCGGGTATTCGACTTACAGGGGAATCTTAAGAAAAACTTGAAGTTCTCCAAGACGAGAAGCACTTCCATTAACGTTAATGATTTAAAGGAAGGGACTTACATCTTTGAAATTGGAGTTGATATGAATTCAGAAAAGCATCAGGTGATCATTCGTAAGTAA
- the traF gene encoding conjugal transfer protein TraF gives MRMNLRITLLMLGLFTYACSNSQSTSTKSNLSAVEFQKKMQELPKAPVIDVRTPDEFSNGHLQNAVNININNESFDSEVNKLDKNKPVFVYCLSGHRSARAGKNMRETGFKEVYELSGGMMKWRAAGLPETKITTTPPLEMSSAQFNVLLKTDKLVLVDVYADWCAPCKRMAPSIDEIKNEMASKVIVIRVNADQNKLLVKELNVTALPTLMLYKDKKMIWTNAGFLTKEEIVSHFTN, from the coding sequence ATGAGAATGAATTTACGAATTACGCTATTAATGCTTGGTCTATTTACTTACGCTTGTTCAAATTCGCAATCAACTTCAACAAAGAGTAATCTAAGTGCTGTTGAATTTCAGAAGAAAATGCAGGAACTTCCAAAAGCACCTGTTATTGATGTTCGCACACCAGACGAATTTAGCAATGGGCATTTGCAAAATGCAGTAAATATAAATATCAACAATGAAAGTTTTGATAGCGAGGTAAATAAACTCGACAAAAATAAACCAGTATTTGTTTACTGTTTAAGTGGACATAGAAGCGCTCGCGCAGGAAAAAATATGCGTGAAACGGGATTCAAAGAGGTATACGAATTATCTGGCGGAATGATGAAATGGCGTGCTGCTGGATTACCAGAAACAAAGATTACTACAACCCCTCCATTGGAAATGAGTTCGGCTCAATTCAACGTACTTCTTAAAACAGACAAACTGGTACTTGTAGATGTTTATGCCGATTGGTGCGCCCCTTGCAAAAGAATGGCTCCATCTATTGATGAGATTAAGAATGAGATGGCTAGTAAAGTAATAGTGATTCGGGTTAATGCAGACCAGAATAAATTGCTTGTAAAGGAACTTAATGTTACCGCTTTGCCAACCCTAATGCTTTATAAGGACAAAAAAATGATATGGACAAACGCAGGATTCCTAACAAAAGAGGAAATAGTATCGCATTTTACTAATTAG
- a CDS encoding DUF302 domain-containing protein → MKTNQIIIEQVSPYDVTTTVEKLIAAATQKEWQNPAVHNLQQSLAKAGKTVRPVQVIEICKPEYSGKMLEKSDERIVSVMMPCRISVYEKEDGKTYVALINASAMIHDMPPTVADAMLGASDETFEIVKSVIGSC, encoded by the coding sequence ATGAAGACAAACCAAATTATCATTGAGCAAGTAAGCCCTTATGATGTGACAACTACTGTTGAAAAACTTATAGCAGCTGCAACTCAAAAAGAATGGCAAAATCCTGCTGTTCATAATCTTCAACAATCACTAGCCAAGGCAGGCAAAACTGTGAGACCCGTTCAGGTAATCGAAATTTGTAAACCCGAATACTCTGGTAAAATGCTTGAGAAAAGCGATGAACGAATTGTTTCGGTGATGATGCCATGCCGTATATCTGTTTACGAAAAAGAGGACGGTAAAACCTATGTGGCTCTTATCAATGCTTCAGCAATGATTCACGATATGCCCCCTACAGTTGCCGATGCAATGCTGGGTGCTTCAGACGAAACTTTTGAAATCGTCAAATCGGTTATAGGGTCTTGCTAA
- a CDS encoding FAD-dependent oxidoreductase, with protein sequence MKEITSSEFESEVLAGGKVVLDFYSTECPPCEALAPKFENLASLYGKDIKFFKMFRQQNKPLAEKLGVKSSPTLLFFDNGVQLPKTFSGGIKRSDIIHQLDSMLPEERVKEIKMLIKPSVSEYDVIILGAGPGGLTAGLYLCQSKVNTVLVDIALPGGQVSTTHSVSNYPGFIEPQPGYMLSHNMSEQTKQCGTVYKVAVDVTKIDLEKKEVVIDEFETIKAKKIIIATGTSPNLMGVPGEKDLKGKGISYCATCDAKYYGDKEVVVIGGGNSAVEEADFISKFASKITMVHQFDAFTANKQAQEKLFANPKISTLFEHEPRSFVREGDKIITEVENLKTKKISKLVSDGVFVFIGMKPNIELFKDKLELDKWGYIKTNEDMQTSMLGVYAVGDVISKKYRQITTAVADGTIAAIAIAKELD encoded by the coding sequence ATGAAAGAAATTACTTCATCCGAATTTGAATCTGAGGTTCTTGCTGGTGGCAAGGTTGTACTCGACTTTTATTCAACCGAATGTCCTCCATGCGAGGCTTTAGCACCTAAGTTTGAAAATTTGGCTAGCCTTTATGGGAAGGATATTAAGTTTTTTAAAATGTTTCGCCAGCAGAATAAACCTCTGGCTGAGAAATTAGGAGTAAAATCATCGCCTACATTACTGTTTTTCGATAATGGTGTTCAGTTACCTAAAACTTTTTCTGGAGGAATCAAGCGAAGCGATATTATCCATCAACTAGATAGCATGTTGCCAGAAGAAAGGGTGAAAGAGATTAAAATGCTTATCAAACCATCTGTTTCTGAGTATGATGTAATTATTCTTGGAGCAGGACCTGGTGGCCTTACAGCAGGTTTGTACCTCTGTCAATCGAAAGTGAACACTGTACTTGTTGATATTGCACTTCCCGGTGGTCAGGTATCAACTACCCACTCGGTATCCAACTATCCCGGATTTATTGAACCGCAACCTGGTTATATGCTTTCGCATAACATGTCGGAGCAAACCAAACAATGTGGCACCGTTTATAAAGTAGCTGTTGATGTAACCAAAATTGATCTTGAAAAGAAAGAAGTTGTTATTGATGAATTCGAAACTATAAAAGCAAAAAAAATAATTATTGCCACAGGTACATCTCCCAATTTAATGGGTGTTCCAGGCGAGAAAGATCTAAAAGGGAAGGGTATTTCCTATTGTGCAACCTGCGATGCTAAGTACTATGGCGATAAAGAAGTAGTAGTTATTGGTGGCGGAAATTCGGCCGTGGAGGAAGCCGATTTTATTAGCAAATTTGCGAGCAAAATTACTATGGTTCACCAGTTCGATGCCTTTACAGCTAACAAACAAGCACAGGAGAAACTTTTTGCTAATCCTAAGATTAGTACTCTATTTGAGCATGAACCAAGATCTTTTGTTCGCGAAGGTGATAAAATTATAACCGAAGTAGAAAACCTTAAAACCAAGAAGATTTCGAAGCTAGTTAGCGATGGTGTTTTCGTTTTCATCGGAATGAAACCTAATATCGAATTATTTAAGGATAAACTAGAACTCGATAAGTGGGGCTATATCAAAACAAATGAGGATATGCAAACCAGTATGCTAGGAGTTTATGCCGTTGGTGATGTTATTAGTAAGAAATACAGGCAAATTACTACAGCAGTTGCCGATGGAACCATTGCTGCCATTGCTATTGCAAAAGAATTAGACTAA
- a CDS encoding radical SAM protein, translating into MIFSKHNIFSKIKDSENFFIVNLLTGNADIVNLADAEKINRVRTNHSVVEDNFLKELAEKGYWVDEKEETKLYQSKYLDFIDSRDDDEIQLFFVPNYNCNFACSYCYQDEYAPTKGLLTNEIIDSFFKYVQAEFAGRKKYITVFGGEPLLNSPKQKELISYFIDQANAAKLDISFVTNGYTLSDYIDIIKQGRVREVQITLDGTAAVHDSRRFLKGGTGTFDRIVSGIDACIANKLTVNLRMVIDKENIDNLPEFARSAIDKGWTKSPYFKSQIGRNYELHHCQSAPSKLFSRISLYEELYKIIKQHPHIIEFYKPAYSISKFLFENGSLPDPLFDSCPACKSEWAFDYTGQIYSCTATVGKSDESLGTFYPEVSRKEDMISSWENRDVTSIPECNTCNMQLACGGGCGSIAKNRTGNVCSSDCRPIKELLELGFASYFEKEFS; encoded by the coding sequence ATGATTTTTTCCAAGCATAACATATTCTCAAAAATAAAGGATTCTGAAAATTTCTTTATTGTCAACCTGCTTACGGGCAATGCCGATATTGTTAACCTTGCCGATGCTGAGAAGATAAATAGGGTTAGAACGAATCATTCAGTTGTAGAGGATAATTTTCTTAAAGAATTAGCCGAAAAAGGTTACTGGGTTGACGAAAAGGAAGAAACAAAACTATATCAGAGCAAATACCTTGATTTTATTGATAGTCGGGATGATGATGAAATACAACTATTTTTTGTTCCAAATTACAACTGCAATTTTGCATGCTCATACTGTTATCAGGATGAATACGCACCAACAAAAGGATTACTAACCAACGAAATCATCGATTCGTTCTTCAAATATGTCCAAGCCGAATTTGCTGGTAGAAAGAAATATATTACCGTTTTTGGAGGTGAACCTTTACTTAATTCTCCAAAACAAAAAGAGCTTATTTCTTACTTTATCGACCAAGCAAACGCTGCTAAACTTGATATTAGTTTTGTTACAAATGGCTATACATTAAGTGATTATATTGATATAATAAAACAGGGTCGTGTTCGCGAGGTTCAAATCACCCTTGATGGTACAGCCGCCGTTCACGATTCACGTCGTTTCTTAAAAGGAGGAACTGGCACATTCGATAGAATTGTATCAGGTATTGATGCCTGTATTGCCAACAAACTAACAGTTAACCTCCGAATGGTTATTGATAAGGAAAATATTGATAACCTTCCAGAATTTGCTCGTTCTGCAATAGACAAGGGTTGGACTAAAAGCCCATATTTTAAATCTCAGATTGGCCGAAACTATGAACTTCATCATTGTCAATCAGCACCCAGTAAACTATTTAGTAGAATTTCGTTATATGAAGAGTTGTATAAGATCATAAAACAGCATCCCCATATAATTGAATTTTACAAACCTGCTTACTCTATATCAAAGTTCCTTTTTGAAAATGGTAGTTTACCTGATCCTTTGTTTGATTCATGCCCTGCTTGTAAAAGCGAATGGGCATTTGACTACACTGGACAAATCTACTCGTGTACTGCAACTGTTGGTAAATCCGATGAATCTTTGGGTACATTTTATCCCGAAGTTTCCAGAAAAGAGGATATGATTAGTTCATGGGAAAATCGTGATGTTACTTCTATTCCTGAATGTAATACATGTAACATGCAATTAGCTTGCGGCGGAGGATGTGGTTCTATTGCAAAAAACAGAACTGGTAATGTTTGTTCATCGGACTGTCGACCTATTAAGGAGTTGCTAGAGTTGGGATTTGCCTCATATTTTGAAAAAGAGTTTTCATAG
- a CDS encoding thiol reductase thioredoxin, with amino-acid sequence MEKTVIIISLGFTLLFGGCNSGGQAKIDSNTNESGRVVKLTNETFKQLVFDYELNKEWKYIGNIPAIIDFYVSWCGPCRQLSPRIEELAKEYAGKIVVYKVDTDVEKVLSQNMGIRNLPTLIFIPVNGQPQSTMGLLPKETLVKAINEVLLVK; translated from the coding sequence ATGGAAAAAACAGTAATTATAATTTCACTTGGCTTTACTCTTCTTTTTGGTGGCTGTAATTCAGGTGGACAGGCCAAGATCGATAGTAACACCAATGAATCAGGAAGAGTTGTTAAGTTAACAAACGAAACATTCAAACAATTAGTTTTCGACTACGAGTTGAACAAAGAATGGAAGTATATAGGTAACATACCTGCAATTATCGATTTTTATGTTAGTTGGTGTGGCCCTTGTAGACAATTATCGCCACGTATCGAAGAACTTGCAAAAGAATACGCTGGGAAGATAGTGGTATACAAAGTCGATACCGATGTTGAAAAAGTATTGTCGCAAAATATGGGCATTAGAAATTTACCAACGTTGATATTTATTCCTGTTAATGGGCAACCCCAGTCAACTATGGGCTTATTACCCAAAGAAACCCTTGTAAAGGCTATAAATGAAGTTTTATTAGTTAAATAG
- a CDS encoding methyltransferase domain-containing protein has translation MEIKEINSRYSELAESDCCLSCGGAINYAEPMIGEVCVDLGSGRGTDVLRMAESVGETGFVYGIDISDGMLEKARKNAEKFKVKNVRFVRSELEKLDLPDMVANLVISNCTINHAADKQAVWNEIYRILKKGGRFVISDIYSTAQVPDEYRNDPVAIAECWAGSVTRDEYLKQLENVGFTSVSIIEESAPYDKGKIKVASWTIAAKKPSGGCCCSN, from the coding sequence ATGGAAATAAAAGAGATAAATAGCCGATATAGCGAACTTGCCGAATCTGATTGCTGTCTTTCCTGCGGTGGTGCAATCAACTACGCTGAACCTATGATTGGTGAGGTTTGTGTTGATTTGGGTAGCGGACGTGGAACGGATGTTTTACGAATGGCCGAATCGGTTGGTGAAACTGGATTTGTTTATGGTATAGATATATCGGATGGAATGCTTGAAAAAGCACGCAAAAATGCTGAGAAATTCAAGGTCAAAAATGTTCGTTTTGTACGTAGTGAACTCGAAAAACTCGACCTTCCCGATATGGTTGCAAACCTAGTAATATCGAATTGTACTATCAACCATGCTGCTGATAAGCAGGCTGTTTGGAACGAAATTTATCGGATACTCAAAAAGGGAGGAAGATTTGTCATCAGCGATATCTACTCAACCGCTCAAGTTCCTGATGAATACAGGAATGATCCAGTTGCCATTGCCGAATGCTGGGCTGGTTCTGTGACTCGCGATGAGTATTTGAAACAACTGGAGAATGTAGGCTTTACATCTGTTAGTATTATTGAAGAATCAGCACCCTACGATAAGGGTAAAATCAAGGTTGCTAGTTGGACAATTGCAGCCAAAAAACCTTCTGGTGGATGCTGCTGTAGTAATTAA
- a CDS encoding YtxH domain-containing protein, translating into MRSSYFWKPVSAVLVGGTLGYLFYYFIGCTSGTCAITSSPISSIIFGGVLGLLITNSPCKTC; encoded by the coding sequence ATTAGATCTTCCTATTTTTGGAAACCAGTATCAGCAGTTTTAGTTGGTGGTACATTAGGATATTTGTTTTACTACTTTATTGGATGCACTTCTGGAACATGCGCTATTACTAGCAGCCCAATATCAAGTATAATCTTTGGAGGTGTATTGGGATTACTAATTACAAACAGCCCCTGCAAGACATGCTAA
- the trxA gene encoding thioredoxin: MKNIPLVDDHKNILTLTDKNFSHQTKNKLVLVDFWAEWCAPCRMMAPVLNDVASELSGNSFVGKVNIEQFDALAKTYKVRSIPTLILFKNGKEINRFVGVKNKDFLLREISKA; encoded by the coding sequence ATGAAGAATATTCCATTGGTTGACGACCACAAAAACATACTTACATTAACCGATAAAAATTTCTCCCATCAAACAAAAAACAAATTGGTTTTGGTTGATTTTTGGGCTGAGTGGTGTGCTCCTTGTCGCATGATGGCTCCAGTTTTGAACGATGTTGCGTCAGAACTATCGGGCAATTCATTTGTTGGTAAAGTGAATATCGAGCAATTCGATGCACTTGCAAAAACCTATAAGGTAAGGAGTATTCCTACTCTTATTCTTTTCAAAAATGGGAAAGAAATAAATCGATTTGTTGGCGTTAAAAATAAAGATTTTCTCCTGAGAGAGATTAGTAAAGCCTAG
- a CDS encoding thioredoxin codes for MLYTNLKHIETAADCAKIISENDNVVVICGRMGPMCIPVYGIAEDFEDEYKHVKFFDMEFDNPESEVIRKLPEVNGFTGIPFTIYYKKGMVAKATTGIQKKEQVKAILDKEFAIKIST; via the coding sequence ATGTTATACACAAATTTGAAACATATCGAAACCGCTGCTGACTGCGCAAAGATTATCAGTGAAAACGATAATGTAGTGGTGATTTGTGGTCGGATGGGGCCAATGTGTATTCCTGTTTATGGAATTGCTGAGGATTTTGAAGATGAGTACAAGCATGTGAAGTTCTTTGATATGGAATTCGATAATCCCGAATCAGAAGTAATCCGAAAACTGCCAGAAGTAAATGGATTTACTGGGATTCCATTCACCATTTATTACAAAAAAGGAATGGTTGCAAAGGCTACCACCGGCATTCAAAAAAAGGAACAGGTTAAGGCTATTTTAGATAAAGAATTTGCAATAAAAATTTCTACATAA
- a CDS encoding Crp/Fnr family transcriptional regulator codes for MKSIVETDSDFICDIQAPCFQMLSQDEVELVRASKTQVLFRKGDNLTKQGAFASYVLFVINGLAKQYLEGDSTKYFNLRIIRPGEFVGLSAVFTKNRFNYSSVALTDCQVFLVEKDAIEKVIKQNGLFGFNIIKRYCEQNSNMYDTVRNIIYKQMNGRMADTLLYLDALKSDNADIFQLLSRKDIADFADISTESAVKLLKSFEKDGLIKLNEKDIVLMNHEALMEISKRG; via the coding sequence ATGAAAAGCATAGTTGAAACCGATAGCGATTTTATTTGTGACATTCAGGCTCCATGTTTCCAAATGCTATCGCAGGATGAGGTTGAACTCGTTAGGGCTAGTAAAACACAGGTACTTTTTCGAAAAGGAGATAATCTCACCAAACAGGGTGCTTTTGCTTCGTATGTTCTATTCGTAATAAATGGTTTAGCAAAACAATATCTAGAGGGTGATAGTACAAAATACTTTAATCTTAGAATTATTAGGCCAGGTGAATTTGTTGGACTTTCGGCTGTTTTTACTAAGAATAGGTTTAACTATTCATCTGTTGCATTAACAGATTGTCAGGTCTTTTTAGTGGAGAAGGATGCAATTGAGAAGGTTATAAAGCAAAATGGCCTTTTTGGGTTTAACATTATTAAAAGATACTGTGAGCAAAATTCAAACATGTACGATACTGTTCGCAACATTATCTATAAACAGATGAACGGACGAATGGCTGACACGCTGCTCTATCTAGATGCTTTAAAATCTGACAATGCTGACATTTTCCAACTCCTATCACGCAAAGATATTGCTGATTTTGCTGATATTTCGACCGAGAGTGCCGTCAAACTGCTGAAAAGTTTTGAGAAGGACGGTTTAATAAAACTCAATGAAAAGGATATTGTACTAATGAACCATGAGGCTTTAATGGAAATAAGTAAAAGGGGCTAA